Proteins co-encoded in one alpha proteobacterium HIMB5 genomic window:
- a CDS encoding phosphopantothenoylcysteine decarboxylase/phosphopantothenate--cysteine ligase (PFAM: DNA / pantothenate metabolism flavoprotein; Flavoprotein~TIGRFAM: phosphopantothenoylcysteine decarboxylase/phosphopantothenate--cysteine ligase, prokaryotic) produces MNNLKNKKVLLIICGGIAAYKSLEIIRLLKKNNVTIKTILTKNGSEFVTPLSITSLSQSKVYQDLFSLENESEMDHISLSRWADAILIAPATANTISKIVNGNSDDLASTVILASNKKIFLAPAMNVRMWEHQSTKENIIKLQNFGYTLIGPIVGDMACGEFGEGKMSEPTEIINSLENYFGDLKKNNKLKAIVTAGPTNEYIDPVRFISNKSSGKQGYEIAKSLSKKGFNTTLISGPTRLEIDEDINLIRVETAEEMFKATLTNLPADVAVFSAAVSDYKVKEKSEIKIKKRDNLNLNLEKNVDILNYVSNHNSLRPELVIGFAAETNNLESYAIKKLNEKNCDWIIANDVSKSNIGFNSDFNEVSIFYKNNKSDRISYKPKSEISDEIVEKIIDHLN; encoded by the coding sequence ATGAATAATTTAAAAAATAAAAAAGTATTATTAATTATTTGTGGAGGAATAGCTGCTTATAAAAGTCTTGAAATAATAAGGTTGCTAAAAAAAAATAATGTTACGATAAAAACAATTCTTACCAAAAATGGTTCAGAATTTGTAACACCTCTTTCAATAACATCATTATCTCAATCTAAAGTTTATCAGGATCTTTTTAGTTTAGAAAATGAATCTGAAATGGATCATATAAGTTTATCAAGATGGGCTGATGCTATCTTAATTGCGCCAGCAACAGCTAACACGATTTCTAAAATTGTGAATGGTAATTCTGATGACCTGGCGTCTACAGTAATTCTTGCATCAAACAAAAAAATTTTCTTAGCGCCTGCTATGAATGTTAGAATGTGGGAACACCAATCTACCAAAGAAAATATAATTAAACTTCAGAACTTTGGATACACTCTAATTGGTCCAATTGTTGGGGATATGGCTTGTGGCGAATTTGGCGAAGGCAAAATGTCAGAACCTACAGAAATTATTAATAGTTTAGAGAATTATTTTGGAGATCTAAAGAAAAATAATAAACTTAAAGCAATTGTTACAGCAGGCCCTACTAATGAATATATTGATCCTGTAAGATTTATTTCAAATAAGTCTAGTGGCAAACAAGGGTATGAAATTGCTAAATCATTATCAAAAAAAGGATTTAATACAACTTTAATTTCTGGCCCAACACGCCTAGAAATTGATGAGGATATCAATTTAATAAGAGTAGAAACTGCCGAAGAAATGTTTAAAGCAACACTTACAAATCTACCAGCTGATGTTGCTGTTTTCTCTGCAGCAGTCAGTGACTACAAAGTAAAAGAAAAATCAGAAATAAAAATTAAAAAAAGGGATAATTTAAATTTAAATTTAGAAAAAAATGTAGATATTTTAAATTATGTATCTAATCATAACTCACTGAGACCAGAATTGGTTATCGGGTTTGCAGCGGAGACTAATAACTTAGAAAGTTATGCAATAAAAAAACTTAATGAAAAAAATTGTGATTGGATAATTGCGAACGATGTGTCTAAAAGCAATATTGGTTTTAACTCTGATTTTAATGAAGTTTCAATTTTTTATAAAAATAATAAATCCGATAGAATTTCATATAAACCTAAATCTGAAATATCAGATGAAATAGTAGAAAAAATTATTGATCATTTAAATTAA
- a CDS encoding beta-hydroxyacyl-(acyl carrier protein) dehydratase FabA (PFAM: FabA-like domain~TIGRFAM: beta-hydroxyacyl-[acyl carrier protein] dehydratase FabA): MKKNSFSYDDLIQCGNGDLFGPGNAKLPLPPMLMFDRISKINENDGEFKKGSLSAELDVKKDLWFFDCHFKDDPVMPGCLGLDAMWQLVGFFLGWLGNPGKGRALGVGTVKFTGEVLQNIKLVKYKIDMKKIMSPGGTTVGLANGVVYADDKKIYTAESLKVGLFKS, encoded by the coding sequence ATGAAAAAAAACTCTTTTAGCTACGATGATCTAATTCAATGTGGAAATGGGGATCTTTTTGGTCCTGGAAATGCCAAACTACCTCTCCCTCCAATGCTTATGTTTGACAGAATAAGTAAGATCAATGAAAACGATGGTGAGTTCAAAAAAGGCTCATTATCTGCTGAATTAGATGTCAAAAAAGATTTGTGGTTCTTTGACTGTCACTTTAAAGACGATCCTGTGATGCCAGGCTGTCTTGGCTTAGATGCGATGTGGCAATTGGTAGGTTTTTTTCTAGGTTGGTTAGGAAATCCAGGAAAAGGTCGTGCACTTGGAGTTGGAACTGTTAAATTCACAGGTGAAGTTTTACAAAATATTAAACTTGTAAAATATAAAATAGATATGAAAAAAATTATGTCTCCAGGTGGTACAACAGTAGGTTTAGCTAACGGCGTTGTTTATGCAGATGACAAAAAAATTTATACGGCAGAAAGTTTGAAAGTGGGGTTATTTAAATCATGA
- a CDS encoding rubrerythrin (PFAM: Rubrerythrin) has protein sequence MSLKGSKTEENLKAAFAGESQANRRYLYFAQKADIEGYNDVATVFRSTAEGETGHAHGHLEYLEQVGDPATGKPIGETKANLASAIEGETHEYTDMYPGMAKTAREEGFEEIADWFETLAKAEKSHAGKFQKTLESIS, from the coding sequence ATGTCTTTAAAAGGAAGTAAAACAGAAGAAAACTTAAAAGCAGCGTTTGCTGGCGAAAGTCAAGCTAACAGAAGATACCTTTATTTCGCTCAAAAAGCAGATATCGAAGGCTATAACGATGTAGCTACAGTTTTTAGATCTACAGCAGAAGGTGAAACTGGTCATGCTCATGGACACTTAGAATACCTAGAGCAAGTTGGTGATCCTGCAACTGGTAAACCAATTGGAGAAACTAAAGCAAATTTAGCTTCAGCTATTGAAGGTGAGACGCATGAATACACTGATATGTACCCAGGTATGGCTAAAACTGCAAGAGAAGAAGGTTTCGAAGAAATTGCAGACTGGTTTGAAACTTTAGCTAAAGCTGAAAAATCACACGCTGGTAAATTCCAAAAAACTTTAGAGTCTATTAGCTAA
- a CDS encoding formamidopyrimidine-DNA glycosylase Fpg (PFAM: Formamidopyrimidine-DNA glycosylase H2TH domain; Formamidopyrimidine-DNA glycosylase N-terminal domain; Zinc finger found in FPG and IleRS~TIGRFAM: formamidopyrimidine-DNA glycosylase (fpg)): MPELPEVEIVRLSLSKNIIGKKINKVLIRNRNLRFKLKFSFEKHLKNKFVINIYRFSKYLIIELNDKSFCIIHLGMSGTIHILKKNKKNIYTNTSFYHSPGLPKKHNHVEISFNDLTLVYNDPRRFGFFQIVKNKENLTNRFKNYGPEPFDKNFNLDYMANYFKDKKKDIKSFLLDQKFVSGIGNIYANEILYLSKINPKIPVKKLKKTQFKLLIKNSKKVLLNAIKKGGSTIRDFKNTLGDTGNFQKEFKVYGRQKLNCLRSNCTGVITKIVQSNRSTFLCKFCQK; the protein is encoded by the coding sequence ATGCCAGAATTACCAGAAGTAGAAATTGTACGTCTATCATTATCAAAAAATATAATTGGAAAAAAAATCAATAAAGTTTTGATAAGAAATAGAAACTTAAGATTTAAGTTGAAGTTTTCTTTTGAAAAACATTTAAAAAATAAATTTGTTATAAACATTTATAGATTTTCAAAATATTTGATTATTGAGCTAAATGACAAAAGTTTCTGCATCATACACCTAGGCATGTCTGGAACTATTCATATTTTAAAAAAAAATAAAAAAAACATATATACCAATACTAGTTTTTATCATTCACCTGGTTTGCCAAAAAAACATAATCATGTTGAAATTTCCTTTAATGATTTAACTTTAGTTTACAATGATCCTAGAAGATTTGGTTTTTTTCAAATAGTCAAAAATAAAGAAAATCTCACAAATAGATTTAAAAATTATGGACCAGAGCCTTTTGATAAAAACTTTAATTTAGATTATATGGCCAATTATTTTAAAGATAAAAAAAAAGATATTAAAAGTTTTTTATTAGACCAAAAATTTGTATCAGGTATTGGTAACATCTATGCAAATGAAATTTTGTATTTATCAAAAATTAATCCTAAAATTCCAGTAAAAAAATTAAAAAAAACTCAGTTTAAACTTTTAATAAAAAATTCAAAAAAAGTTTTATTAAATGCGATCAAAAAGGGTGGATCCACAATAAGAGATTTTAAAAATACTTTAGGAGATACTGGAAATTTTCAAAAAGAATTTAAGGTGTATGGAAGGCAAAAACTTAATTGTTTAAGATCAAATTGTACTGGTGTAATTACTAAAATTGTCCAATCAAATAGATCAACTTTTCTTTGCAAATTTTGTCAAAAATAA
- a CDS encoding ThiF family protein,MoeZ/MoeB domain-containing protein (PFAM: MoeZ/MoeB domain; ThiF family): MKNILNKSQIERYSRQLVLKNIGPKGQKKLLFSKVLIVGVGGLGCPAAENLVRAGVGTIGLIDNDVVSLSNIHRQSLFNSKDINKSKVVVAKKILKEINPQIKIKTFRSRLNENNIKNIVKNYEIIIDGSDNFKTKFLINSYCKKLKKKLITGAISKFDGHVFVFDFNDKKTASLEDFYQEEEISDDILNCEFEGVLGSTASIVGAIQANEAIKIILGVGQNLKNQILIIDLLNLNFRKVNFKKR, from the coding sequence ATGAAAAATATTTTGAACAAATCACAAATTGAAAGATATTCCCGACAATTAGTTTTAAAAAATATAGGCCCAAAAGGTCAAAAGAAGCTTTTATTCTCAAAAGTTTTAATTGTTGGTGTTGGTGGTTTAGGATGTCCGGCAGCAGAAAATTTAGTCAGAGCTGGCGTTGGAACTATTGGGTTAATAGATAATGATGTTGTAAGTCTTTCAAACATTCATAGACAAAGTCTTTTTAATTCAAAAGATATAAATAAATCAAAAGTTGTTGTTGCAAAAAAAATATTAAAAGAAATTAATCCACAGATAAAAATAAAAACTTTTAGATCAAGACTAAATGAAAATAATATAAAAAATATAGTTAAAAATTACGAAATTATTATTGATGGTTCAGATAATTTTAAAACTAAATTTCTAATTAACAGTTATTGTAAAAAACTTAAAAAAAAATTAATTACTGGTGCCATAAGTAAATTTGATGGTCACGTATTTGTCTTTGATTTTAATGATAAAAAAACAGCTTCTTTGGAAGATTTTTATCAAGAAGAAGAGATTTCTGATGATATTCTAAATTGTGAATTTGAAGGAGTTCTTGGTTCTACAGCATCAATTGTAGGAGCTATTCAAGCTAATGAAGCTATAAAAATAATATTGGGCGTTGGTCAAAATTTAAAAAACCAAATATTAATAATTGACTTGTTAAATCTCAATTTTAGAAAAGTAAATTTTAAAAAAAGATAA
- a CDS encoding ubiquinone/menaquinone biosynthesis methyltransferase (PFAM: ubiE/COQ5 methyltransferase family~TIGRFAM: ubiquinone/menaquinone biosynthesis methyltransferases), protein MQQYLQNKKGLVQGVFDQVFDKYDLMNDFMSLGVHRSWKKTLLNMMNPSKNQKLIDVACGTGDIGKLYLDNTDKENFVTCVDPNEGMIAKGKEKLKKYNNINWVISSAESLPLKENSFDFYTISFGLRNTKDLDKSLLEAYRVLKPGGRFFCLEFSKIQNENLDFVYKQYSKIIPLIGKFIVGQKEPYEYLIESIEKFLNQDELIDLMKKNRFEKCSYRNLSGGIVSIHSGWKI, encoded by the coding sequence ATGCAACAATATCTTCAAAATAAAAAAGGTCTAGTTCAAGGTGTTTTTGATCAAGTTTTTGATAAATATGATTTGATGAACGATTTCATGTCTCTAGGTGTTCATAGATCCTGGAAAAAAACTTTATTGAATATGATGAATCCTTCCAAAAATCAAAAATTGATAGATGTAGCATGTGGCACAGGTGATATTGGAAAACTATACTTGGATAATACAGATAAAGAAAACTTCGTCACATGTGTTGATCCAAATGAAGGTATGATTGCTAAAGGCAAAGAAAAACTAAAAAAATATAATAATATCAATTGGGTAATCTCTAGTGCAGAGAGCTTGCCGTTAAAAGAGAATTCTTTTGATTTTTATACAATCAGTTTTGGATTAAGAAACACAAAAGATTTAGATAAATCTCTTTTAGAAGCATACAGAGTATTAAAACCTGGAGGTAGATTTTTTTGTTTAGAATTTTCTAAAATTCAAAATGAAAATTTAGATTTTGTTTATAAACAATACTCGAAAATTATTCCTTTAATTGGAAAATTTATTGTTGGTCAAAAAGAACCTTATGAATACTTAATAGAAAGTATAGAAAAGTTTTTAAATCAAGATGAGTTAATTGATTTGATGAAAAAAAATAGATTTGAAAAATGTAGTTATAGAAATTTGTCTGGGGGAATTGTATCTATTCATAGTGGTTGGAAAATCTAA
- a CDS encoding SH3 domain protein (PFAM: Bacterial SH3 domain), whose amino-acid sequence MIKKFLILLTFILIYPVNVFSEDIFLSLKKNKVNVRYGPGFNFQVKYVYNKINLPIKQIDQKENFRRIIDLKNNSGWIHISQLKKSNSIISLDDKILFTKPTVFSKPLAKIKKGRLLVIKNCSNNWCKITTNEFNGWIEAKNIWGSIN is encoded by the coding sequence ATGATAAAAAAATTTTTAATTTTATTAACGTTTATTTTAATTTATCCGGTAAATGTTTTTTCAGAAGATATTTTTTTATCTTTAAAAAAGAATAAAGTTAATGTCAGATATGGCCCAGGATTTAATTTTCAAGTAAAATATGTATACAATAAAATTAATCTTCCAATCAAACAAATTGATCAGAAAGAGAATTTTAGAAGAATAATTGATTTAAAAAATAACAGTGGCTGGATACATATTTCTCAACTAAAAAAATCTAATTCTATAATCTCTTTAGATGATAAAATATTATTTACAAAACCTACAGTTTTTTCAAAACCACTGGCTAAAATTAAAAAAGGCCGTTTATTAGTTATAAAAAATTGTTCAAATAATTGGTGTAAAATTACAACCAATGAATTTAATGGTTGGATTGAAGCTAAAAATATCTGGGGATCTATTAACTAA
- a CDS encoding hypothetical protein (PFAM: conserved hypothetical protein): MPKNKREITKEDIMSLDVYTKNRKELRKNIVEFKKDRRVPLGPYATFYFESYETMLAQVQEMLYIEKGGDEQLNDELTAYNPLVPNGKELTATLMFEIDNPVSRAAFLGKVGGIEEKVFMKVDGEIVKAVPEEDVDRTSADGKASSVQFIHFQFSNEQINKFKSKDSLVELGIDHPEYSHTTKLSEATVKSLSEDFS, encoded by the coding sequence ATGCCAAAAAACAAAAGAGAAATAACTAAAGAAGATATCATGTCACTTGATGTCTATACAAAGAATAGAAAAGAATTAAGAAAAAATATTGTTGAATTTAAAAAGGATAGAAGAGTTCCGCTTGGACCATATGCAACTTTTTATTTTGAAAGTTATGAAACGATGTTGGCACAAGTTCAGGAAATGCTTTACATTGAAAAAGGTGGAGACGAACAATTAAATGATGAGTTGACAGCTTACAATCCTCTTGTACCAAATGGAAAAGAATTAACAGCAACACTTATGTTTGAAATTGATAACCCAGTTTCAAGAGCTGCATTTTTAGGTAAAGTTGGCGGGATAGAGGAAAAAGTATTTATGAAAGTAGATGGAGAAATAGTAAAGGCAGTACCAGAAGAAGATGTAGATAGAACTTCAGCTGATGGAAAGGCCTCTTCAGTACAGTTTATTCATTTCCAATTTAGTAATGAACAAATAAATAAATTTAAATCTAAAGATTCTTTAGTTGAACTTGGTATCGATCACCCAGAATATTCACACACTACAAAATTAAGTGAAGCAACTGTTAAATCTTTATCAGAGGATTTTAGTTAA
- a CDS encoding transcriptional regulator, Fur family (PFAM: Ferric uptake regulator family) has protein sequence MTKSVDFIDKLRESGLRPTRQRLKICEVLFDRDTTFHFTINDLTKIISEKLNEKISLATVYNTVHAFKNKGYLKEISINSDKSYFDTNTSVHHHFFDEDTNRLIDCDENDLDEIKIKKNITGKKISSVEVLIKVVSDYQTQK, from the coding sequence ATGACAAAAAGCGTTGATTTTATTGATAAATTAAGAGAATCTGGATTAAGACCAACAAGACAAAGACTTAAAATTTGTGAAGTTTTGTTTGATAGAGATACTACTTTCCATTTTACAATAAATGATCTTACTAAAATAATTAGCGAAAAATTAAATGAAAAGATTTCATTAGCTACTGTTTATAACACTGTTCATGCATTCAAGAACAAAGGATACTTAAAAGAAATCTCAATCAATAGTGATAAAAGCTATTTTGATACAAACACTTCAGTTCATCACCATTTTTTTGATGAAGATACTAATAGGTTAATTGACTGTGATGAGAACGATCTCGATGAAATAAAAATTAAAAAAAATATCACTGGAAAAAAAATAAGTTCTGTTGAAGTGTTGATTAAAGTTGTAAGTGATTATCAAACTCAAAAATAA
- a CDS encoding 2-octaprenylphenol hydroxylase (PFAM: ABC1 family~TIGRFAM: 2-polyprenylphenol 6-hydroxylase): MVKKLFTLFKLGRKVAKSDILDIASKFKKPPLAITILFKILSFSFSDKKSSNLNKNEGERLSDSLENLGTTFIKLGQFLATRPDIIGDQLSKKLESLQDRLPPFSIIEAKQIIKNDLGEDTYNSIIEISEPVAAASIAQVHKAKINDNGTIKDVAIKILRPNIKKVFNEEIDAMMLFAFLVESVIKKTKRLKLVDVVFLLKEITNLEMDLRFEAAAANEYAENTKNDAGFSVPKIYWNYTSENVMTLDWIDGVSIRETEELKKRSIDTNKIAEDIIQHFLRHAVRDGFFHADMHQGNVFVDRSGQIVPIDFGIMGRLDKMSKRFLAEILFGFIQRDYKKVAEVHLLAGLVPADVPINDLAQALRSIGEPIFGQEVKDISGGKLLKQLFDVTEKFNMQTQPQLLMLQKTMVVVEGVARKLNPNTNIWTTSKPVLEDWLRETKDPMKTINETLNTTSEVIKRLPEFPDIMDKANQALTFLANGQIPQNSNSYNALNDKKSEMIAFRNQSVISLLILVIIGLLVF, translated from the coding sequence ATGGTAAAAAAACTTTTCACACTTTTTAAATTAGGTCGAAAAGTTGCAAAATCAGATATACTTGATATTGCATCAAAATTTAAGAAACCTCCGTTAGCTATAACTATTTTATTTAAGATTCTATCATTTTCTTTTTCAGATAAAAAATCTTCTAATTTAAATAAAAATGAAGGAGAAAGACTTTCAGATTCACTTGAAAATTTAGGCACAACATTTATTAAATTAGGTCAATTTTTAGCAACAAGGCCAGATATTATAGGAGATCAATTATCAAAAAAATTGGAGAGTCTTCAAGATAGACTTCCTCCTTTTTCAATTATTGAAGCTAAACAAATAATTAAAAATGATTTAGGTGAAGATACTTATAATTCAATAATTGAAATAAGTGAGCCTGTTGCTGCTGCATCTATAGCTCAAGTTCATAAAGCAAAAATTAATGATAATGGCACAATAAAAGATGTAGCTATAAAAATTCTTAGACCAAATATTAAAAAAGTTTTTAATGAAGAAATCGATGCAATGATGTTATTTGCATTTTTAGTTGAGTCTGTAATTAAAAAAACAAAAAGACTAAAATTAGTAGATGTGGTTTTTCTTCTTAAAGAAATTACAAATTTAGAAATGGATCTAAGATTTGAAGCTGCAGCTGCTAATGAGTATGCTGAAAATACAAAAAATGATGCTGGTTTTAGTGTTCCTAAAATATATTGGAACTATACTAGTGAAAATGTAATGACACTTGATTGGATCGATGGTGTTTCAATTCGAGAAACTGAAGAATTAAAAAAACGGAGTATAGACACAAACAAGATCGCAGAAGATATAATACAACATTTTTTAAGACATGCGGTGAGAGATGGATTTTTTCATGCTGATATGCATCAAGGTAATGTTTTTGTAGATAGATCTGGGCAAATAGTTCCAATTGATTTTGGTATTATGGGAAGACTAGATAAAATGAGTAAAAGATTTCTTGCAGAGATTTTATTTGGTTTTATTCAAAGAGATTATAAAAAAGTTGCTGAAGTACATCTCTTAGCCGGTTTGGTTCCTGCTGATGTACCAATTAATGATTTAGCACAAGCGTTAAGATCAATAGGAGAACCAATATTTGGACAAGAAGTAAAAGATATCTCTGGTGGAAAATTATTAAAACAATTATTCGATGTTACTGAAAAGTTTAATATGCAAACGCAACCTCAACTTCTAATGTTACAAAAAACCATGGTTGTTGTTGAAGGTGTAGCAAGAAAATTGAATCCTAATACTAATATTTGGACTACTTCAAAGCCTGTTTTAGAAGATTGGCTAAGAGAAACTAAAGATCCTATGAAAACTATTAACGAAACATTAAACACTACGTCTGAGGTTATAAAAAGATTACCTGAGTTTCCAGACATCATGGATAAAGCAAATCAAGCTTTAACTTTCTTAGCTAATGGTCAAATTCCACAAAATTCTAATTCTTATAATGCTTTAAACGATAAAAAATCTGAAATGATAGCGTTTAGAAATCAATCAGTTATTAGTTTATTAATTCTTGTAATTATTGGCTTATTAGTATTTTAA
- a CDS encoding deoxyuridine 5'-triphosphate nucleotidohydrolase Dut (PFAM: dUTPase~TIGRFAM: deoxyuridine 5'-triphosphate nucleotidohydrolase (dut)): MVKVLIKKLHPSVQLPSYKTSGASGMDLMAFIEKSIILEPGKSSLVPTGLSVAFPKEYEIQIRPRSGLAAKNNISVLNTPGTIDSDYRGELKIILFNHGNENFTINNNDRIAQIVLTPIIKMDLDETNELPETVRGKGGFGSTGK; this comes from the coding sequence ATGGTTAAAGTTTTAATAAAAAAATTACACCCGTCTGTTCAATTGCCCTCATATAAAACATCAGGAGCATCAGGTATGGACTTAATGGCTTTTATTGAAAAATCAATTATTCTAGAACCAGGTAAATCATCTTTAGTTCCAACTGGTTTATCTGTTGCATTTCCAAAAGAATATGAAATTCAGATAAGACCAAGATCAGGATTAGCTGCAAAAAACAATATAAGTGTTTTAAATACACCTGGCACAATTGACAGTGATTACAGAGGTGAATTAAAGATTATTTTATTCAATCATGGCAACGAAAATTTTACAATTAATAACAATGATAGAATTGCACAAATAGTTTTAACTCCAATAATTAAAATGGATCTAGATGAAACAAATGAGCTTCCAGAAACAGTAAGAGGAAAGGGTGGTTTTGGTTCAACTGGTAAATGA
- a CDS encoding cysteine rich domain-containing protein (PFAM: Cysteine-rich domain), with protein MSKEGSTEAPIRHPVDFEHPDFTNPEKLDAEMRRVFDICHGCRRCFNLCDSFPKLFDMIDESKDEDVESLSSDQFAPVVDACTLCDMCFMTKCPYVPPHDFDLDFPHLMLRYRTAQKKLGKLPSIPRQLAEIDRNSKIGVIFSGLINWASNIKNKLFRKILELIAGIDIRVQLPKYNSETFSNFFKKNNKKLIFEDKKSERKVVIYSTCFVNFNKKNTGVAALKVLKKNGVEVQEAYPGCCGMPFLEQADLPKVVKQAKKVSKDLLDWINKGYKVVTLTASCGLMLKFEWPLLLPNDETVKKLSENVMDIDEYIVDIANNEGLADGLQEIDGGVTVHHACHARAQNMGIKARDMLKLIPNVKIDVVERCAGHGGTFGVMKETHDLAIKVGRPTARQIKTKNNKYMASDCPLAGKHLKQLEADTNIANDEALHPIELMAKSYRI; from the coding sequence ATGAGCAAAGAAGGTAGTACAGAGGCGCCAATAAGACACCCAGTTGATTTTGAGCATCCAGATTTTACAAATCCAGAAAAACTTGATGCTGAAATGAGAAGAGTTTTTGATATTTGTCACGGGTGCAGAAGATGTTTTAATTTATGTGATTCATTTCCAAAACTTTTTGACATGATAGATGAGTCAAAAGATGAAGATGTTGAAAGTTTATCAAGTGATCAATTTGCACCGGTTGTTGATGCTTGTACCTTATGTGATATGTGTTTTATGACTAAATGTCCTTACGTACCACCACATGATTTTGACTTAGATTTTCCACATCTAATGCTTAGATATAGAACAGCGCAAAAAAAACTGGGTAAATTACCAAGTATTCCAAGACAACTAGCTGAGATAGATAGAAATTCAAAAATTGGAGTGATATTTTCTGGATTAATAAATTGGGCTTCAAATATTAAAAATAAATTATTTAGAAAAATCTTAGAATTAATAGCTGGTATTGATATTAGAGTGCAATTACCAAAATATAACTCTGAAACTTTTTCTAACTTTTTCAAAAAAAATAATAAAAAATTAATATTTGAAGATAAGAAGTCTGAGAGAAAAGTTGTAATTTATTCAACTTGTTTTGTTAATTTTAATAAAAAAAATACTGGGGTTGCAGCTTTAAAAGTATTAAAAAAAAATGGTGTAGAAGTTCAAGAAGCATATCCTGGCTGTTGTGGAATGCCATTTTTAGAACAAGCTGATTTACCTAAAGTAGTGAAGCAAGCTAAAAAAGTTTCAAAAGATTTATTAGATTGGATTAATAAAGGTTACAAGGTTGTTACTTTGACCGCTAGTTGTGGATTGATGTTAAAATTTGAATGGCCACTGTTATTGCCTAATGATGAAACTGTGAAAAAATTATCAGAAAATGTAATGGATATTGATGAATATATTGTTGATATAGCAAATAATGAAGGTTTAGCTGATGGCCTTCAAGAGATTGATGGAGGAGTTACAGTTCATCATGCTTGTCATGCCAGAGCTCAAAACATGGGTATTAAAGCTAGGGATATGCTTAAATTAATCCCTAACGTAAAAATTGATGTTGTTGAAAGATGCGCGGGTCACGGTGGAACATTTGGTGTAATGAAAGAAACACATGATTTAGCAATTAAAGTAGGAAGACCGACAGCGAGACAAATAAAAACTAAAAACAATAAATATATGGCGTCTGATTGTCCTTTAGCAGGTAAACATTTAAAACAATTAGAAGCCGACACAAATATAGCCAACGATGAGGCACTACACCCTATCGAATTAATGGCTAAAAGCTATAGAATATAA